In the Xiamenia xianingshaonis genome, one interval contains:
- a CDS encoding DMT family transporter: MPSASQHTDRSRTTLWGYKLMLLLAAAIWGMGTVVIKSTVDEFPPTLLVGVRFTAAGLLLGAVSWRRVRGALDVGHVKAGAVLGLFVFLSYWANSTGLADTTASNSSFLTTLYCVIIPFLGWAMTGVRPTRYNVAAALVCIAGVGCVAYSGASGFSLRFGDLITLLSAVFLSFHVLFTAKYAPGRDMTVLTVVQFLVSGALGFAVGGVTEPWPDWAALSTDTWISLGYLAVFASCIALLLQNLAVAKVPPAPASLFLATESVFGVTFSILFLGESLTASLFAGFVLIFAGIVISEYFPQRMAQKGQKATAGASDAPQESGAACVDDPARPTTESEDIVESGVSMR, from the coding sequence ATGCCTTCTGCCAGCCAACATACCGACCGTTCGCGCACAACGCTGTGGGGCTACAAGCTGATGCTGCTGCTTGCCGCTGCCATTTGGGGCATGGGCACGGTGGTCATCAAGTCGACCGTGGACGAGTTTCCGCCGACGCTGCTCGTGGGCGTGCGCTTCACGGCGGCCGGTCTTCTTCTGGGCGCCGTTTCCTGGCGGCGCGTCCGCGGCGCGCTTGACGTCGGCCACGTGAAGGCCGGCGCGGTGCTGGGCCTGTTCGTGTTTTTGTCGTACTGGGCCAACTCGACCGGCCTTGCCGACACCACCGCGTCGAACAGCTCTTTTCTGACCACGCTGTACTGCGTCATCATCCCCTTCCTCGGCTGGGCGATGACCGGCGTGCGGCCGACGCGCTACAACGTGGCGGCGGCGCTCGTGTGCATCGCCGGCGTGGGGTGCGTGGCGTATTCGGGCGCCAGCGGGTTCTCCCTGCGCTTCGGCGATCTCATCACGCTGCTGTCGGCGGTGTTTCTCAGCTTCCACGTGCTGTTCACGGCGAAATACGCGCCCGGCCGCGACATGACGGTGCTCACGGTGGTGCAGTTCCTCGTGTCGGGGGCGCTGGGCTTTGCGGTCGGCGGCGTGACGGAGCCGTGGCCGGATTGGGCCGCGCTGTCGACCGACACCTGGATCAGCCTGGGGTATCTGGCGGTGTTCGCGTCGTGCATCGCGCTGCTGTTGCAGAACTTGGCCGTCGCGAAGGTGCCGCCGGCGCCGGCGTCGCTGTTTTTGGCGACTGAGTCGGTCTTCGGAGTGACGTTTTCCATCCTGTTTTTGGGCGAGTCGCTGACGGCCAGCCTGTTTGCGGGGTTCGTGCTCATTTTCGCCGGCATCGTGATCAGCGAATACTTCCCGCAGCGCATGGCGCAGAAGGGGCAGAAGGCGACGGCTGGGGCCTCCGACGCGCCGCAGGAGTCCGGCGCGGCCTGCGTTGACGACCCCGCCCGTCCCACCACCGAGTCCGAGGACATCGTGGAAAGCGGCGTCTCGATGCGCTGA
- a CDS encoding holo-ACP synthase — protein MIKGIGVDLASISETKDAIDGDPVFERYAFTQRERSYARSRGKAEEHFAVMLALKEAVTKALAPAAGKDVFDTKDIEVLHTAAGAPFVADTPSFSAFLAAHGIESVHVSATHEGEYACGIAVAEGPADNL, from the coding sequence GTGATCAAGGGCATAGGGGTCGATCTGGCGAGCATTTCCGAAACCAAAGATGCGATCGACGGAGATCCCGTCTTCGAACGCTATGCTTTCACGCAGCGCGAGCGGAGCTATGCCCGATCCCGCGGCAAGGCCGAGGAGCACTTCGCGGTCATGCTTGCCCTGAAGGAGGCGGTGACCAAGGCGCTTGCTCCCGCAGCAGGCAAAGACGTGTTCGACACAAAGGACATTGAGGTGCTTCACACCGCCGCCGGTGCGCCCTTCGTTGCCGACACCCCGTCGTTTTCAGCGTTCCTGGCCGCACACGGCATCGAGTCCGTCCATGTTTCAGCGACCCACGAGGGAGAATACGCCTGCGGAATCGCCGTGGCCGAGGGTCCGGCCGACAATCTCTGA
- a CDS encoding alpha/beta hydrolase, which translates to MASDFYQYDDRRDPKWGLPGDVRENWNNPTIATFFADIMTPGLSQDEIDMGRAMFEGAFESMLSGMTMPPELEAAGEWAEYWAPGCVEEPDAPELRLHVRLPKGEHEGKRPCIMYYFAAGMGGKPDYFDTEIAQYSADLGAVVIAPQYRAHPEVKQPAQLNDLHAAYQWAIDHADELNIDPDCIVLSGYSIGAMMALGLAFRLKKYGITPRGLSIVAPPVDDMANGPSSRISFASENLGCEERVITWHSFFGAINVARPAVSPEIIPNHCTVDDLRGFPPVFMHIMESDPNRDEDIEFCSKLLAAGVMTSMHLWPGTNHATFYSGPMYELKAKFYAEVENDIKTLIENDCRRPWSA; encoded by the coding sequence ATGGCAAGCGATTTTTATCAGTACGACGACCGCCGCGATCCGAAGTGGGGCCTGCCCGGCGATGTGCGGGAAAACTGGAACAATCCGACGATCGCCACCTTTTTCGCGGACATCATGACGCCTGGCCTCAGCCAAGACGAGATCGACATGGGCCGCGCCATGTTCGAAGGTGCGTTCGAGTCCATGCTCTCCGGCATGACGATGCCGCCCGAGCTCGAGGCGGCAGGCGAGTGGGCGGAATACTGGGCGCCCGGATGCGTCGAAGAGCCCGATGCGCCTGAACTGCGCCTGCACGTCCGCCTTCCCAAAGGCGAGCACGAAGGCAAGCGTCCCTGCATCATGTATTACTTTGCGGCCGGCATGGGCGGAAAGCCCGATTACTTCGACACCGAGATCGCCCAGTACAGCGCCGATCTCGGCGCCGTCGTCATCGCGCCCCAGTATCGCGCCCATCCCGAAGTCAAGCAGCCGGCGCAGCTCAACGACTTGCACGCCGCCTACCAGTGGGCCATCGACCATGCGGACGAGCTCAACATCGATCCCGACTGCATCGTCTTGTCCGGCTACAGCATCGGCGCGATGATGGCGCTCGGGCTGGCCTTCCGCCTGAAGAAGTACGGCATCACGCCGCGCGGCCTGTCCATCGTGGCGCCTCCGGTCGACGACATGGCGAACGGCCCCAGCTCCCGCATCAGCTTCGCCAGCGAGAACCTGGGCTGCGAAGAGCGCGTCATCACGTGGCACAGCTTCTTCGGCGCGATCAACGTGGCGCGCCCCGCCGTTTCCCCGGAGATCATTCCCAACCATTGCACCGTCGACGACCTGCGCGGATTCCCGCCGGTGTTCATGCACATCATGGAAAGCGACCCCAACCGCGACGAAGACATTGAATTCTGCAGCAAGCTTCTGGCGGCGGGCGTGATGACGAGCATGCACCTGTGGCCGGGAACCAACCACGCGACGTTCTACAGCGGGCCGATGTACGAGCTGAAGGCCAAGTTCTACGCGGAAGTGGAAAACGACATCAAGACGTTGATAGAGAACGACTGCCGTCGTCCCTGGTCAGCATAG
- a CDS encoding acyl carrier protein: MAFTNEEITDILLEAVGKAIKRDPATLSPDMRWVEDLNFKSVQGMKVCGLLNYKLKITVPLSALIECATLQDAVDMLAGMVE, translated from the coding sequence ATGGCATTCACCAACGAGGAAATCACCGACATCCTGCTCGAGGCCGTCGGCAAGGCGATCAAGCGCGATCCCGCGACGCTTTCGCCCGACATGCGCTGGGTGGAGGATCTCAACTTCAAGAGCGTGCAGGGCATGAAGGTCTGCGGGCTTCTCAACTATAAGTTGAAGATCACCGTTCCGCTGTCCGCGCTCATCGAGTGCGCCACGCTCCAGGATGCCGTCGACATGCTGGCCGGAATGGTGGAATAG
- a CDS encoding phosphate acyltransferase, whose translation MADLKQIFVERARQKCPVVIFPEAENEIIAKAAVEAGAQGICKPVLVGDEGVIKGFVGEADVTILDIDAHPELVGELAEEYARREDFPVEVAADMLSNKINYASMYVGADKADAIVAGYTCATADAVLAAQEFIGLDADAAMPNAYVIVEPDNFTGGENGMLVYADPVMVVQPSSEELASIALNTAASVEKLLGWEPRVACLSFSTKGSGGHPDAEKVRRAVEIAREARPGLLIDGELQLDSAIIPRVSEKKIKGENVLKGTANILVFPDCDAGNITVKATTLFANGGGTFAIMCGFAKPVGELSRNSDIDGIVFSTAATAAQC comes from the coding sequence ATGGCCGATTTGAAGCAGATATTCGTCGAGCGCGCACGTCAGAAGTGCCCGGTCGTCATTTTCCCCGAAGCTGAGAACGAGATCATCGCGAAGGCTGCCGTCGAAGCAGGCGCGCAGGGCATTTGCAAGCCCGTCCTGGTCGGCGACGAGGGCGTCATCAAGGGCTTTGTGGGCGAGGCGGACGTGACGATCCTCGACATCGACGCCCATCCGGAATTGGTGGGCGAGCTGGCCGAAGAATACGCCCGTCGCGAGGACTTCCCGGTCGAAGTCGCGGCTGATATGTTGAGCAACAAGATCAACTATGCAAGTATGTACGTCGGAGCGGACAAGGCCGACGCCATCGTCGCCGGCTACACCTGCGCGACGGCGGACGCCGTTTTGGCTGCTCAGGAGTTCATCGGCCTGGATGCCGACGCAGCCATGCCGAACGCCTACGTCATCGTGGAACCCGACAATTTCACGGGCGGCGAGAACGGCATGCTCGTCTATGCCGACCCCGTCATGGTCGTCCAGCCCTCGAGCGAGGAACTGGCGTCCATCGCCCTGAACACCGCTGCGAGCGTCGAAAAGCTGCTCGGGTGGGAGCCCCGCGTCGCCTGCCTGTCGTTCAGCACCAAGGGCAGCGGCGGGCATCCAGACGCCGAAAAGGTGCGCCGCGCGGTGGAGATCGCCCGCGAAGCACGCCCCGGGCTGCTCATCGATGGCGAGCTGCAGCTTGACTCCGCCATCATCCCCCGCGTGAGCGAGAAGAAGATCAAGGGCGAAAACGTGCTCAAGGGAACGGCGAACATCCTGGTCTTCCCCGACTGCGACGCGGGCAACATCACCGTCAAGGCGACCACGCTTTTCGCCAACGGCGGCGGCACCTTCGCCATCATGTGCGGTTTCGCCAAGCCGGTTGGCGAGCTTTCCCGCAACTCCGACATCGACGGCATCGTCTTTTCCACTGCAGCGACCGCTGCTCAGTGCTAA
- the buk gene encoding butyrate kinase, which produces MTKEQYRVLAINPGSTSTKASIFENDAEVWKTNVVHAPEELAGFETIGDQGPFRRDAILAAIDEAGLDAQNFDAVVGVGGVGLAGVPYGTYGVNETMLDDATSGKYASHPNNLGVIIAHEIAATCGAQAMAAGMASSEEFQEVAHIGGFAQTPRRCCVHMLNTKEVALRHAAAQGKSYKDLNLVIAHVGGGITVAAHRKGMVVDGTDGVDQEGPMTPNRPGTVRLVSFMKLIAGLTPAEQKKLVSTQGGFMSHLGTSDALEVKRMIAEGDEYARLVYDALLYQVAGWIGHMAAVLKGEVDGVILTGGLMNDEYAAAYITEMVSWIAPVSVYPGELEGEALAAAALRVLRGEEELLEYTGVPVWSGFDHLKRA; this is translated from the coding sequence ATGACCAAAGAACAGTACCGGGTGCTTGCCATCAACCCCGGCAGCACGTCGACCAAGGCGTCCATTTTCGAGAACGACGCCGAGGTGTGGAAGACCAACGTGGTCCATGCCCCCGAGGAGCTGGCCGGCTTCGAAACGATCGGCGATCAAGGCCCCTTCAGGCGCGACGCCATTCTCGCGGCGATCGACGAGGCGGGCTTGGATGCGCAGAACTTCGATGCGGTCGTCGGCGTCGGCGGCGTCGGGCTGGCCGGCGTCCCCTATGGCACCTATGGCGTCAACGAGACCATGCTCGACGACGCGACAAGCGGAAAGTACGCCTCGCATCCGAACAACTTAGGCGTGATCATCGCCCATGAGATCGCCGCCACGTGCGGCGCGCAGGCGATGGCGGCCGGCATGGCCTCGTCGGAAGAGTTCCAGGAAGTGGCCCACATCGGCGGCTTCGCGCAGACCCCGCGCCGCTGCTGCGTGCATATGCTGAACACCAAAGAGGTCGCGCTGCGCCATGCCGCCGCACAGGGAAAGTCCTACAAGGACCTGAACCTGGTGATCGCCCACGTGGGCGGAGGAATCACCGTCGCCGCCCATCGCAAGGGCATGGTGGTCGACGGCACCGACGGCGTGGACCAGGAAGGCCCCATGACGCCCAACCGTCCGGGCACGGTAAGGCTCGTCTCCTTCATGAAGCTCATCGCCGGACTTACGCCCGCCGAGCAGAAGAAGCTCGTCTCGACGCAAGGCGGATTCATGAGCCATCTGGGCACGAGCGACGCCCTTGAGGTCAAGCGGATGATCGCCGAGGGCGACGAGTACGCCCGCTTGGTCTACGACGCCCTTCTGTACCAGGTCGCCGGCTGGATCGGACACATGGCTGCCGTGCTCAAGGGCGAGGTGGACGGCGTGATCCTCACCGGCGGGCTCATGAACGACGAGTATGCCGCCGCCTACATAACCGAGATGGTCTCGTGGATCGCACCCGTCTCGGTCTATCCGGGCGAGCTTGAAGGCGAAGCGCTTGCCGCTGCGGCCCTCCGCGTTCTGCGCGGCGAGGAGGAATTGCTCGAATACACCGGCGTTCCCGTATGGAGCGGGTTCGACCATCTCAAGCGCGCCTAG
- a CDS encoding MFS transporter: protein MANAHRKGRSWAQVASCCILCAFAFALPLPCFGVFISPMVASFQSSVTDVNLYFLFLNSAAVVSCAFGTRLLVRHMRATVAACSAAMTAGYLLLAAFPSVAMVWTAGIVAGICYPLCSSVLVPIVINQWFEKGQGTLVGISFGCVGIAGVAFGPVLAAGISLFGWRLTLAAATLVMELACGVVAAFLLRPAPKGASAVPAALDAAAGTASAGRDAACAPPAATRQTYFGATFAFMAVASVLSGVMGDMNTQINAIAQLSGFDPAVAALAFSCISAGLLVGKIALGWLKDRCGALAAIAFGCLLGMASFTCIGFAVVARSAGMLYVGAAVAGICTCLGTVAPALLSAEAYRGADRVRAVGHATAFCNVGMALGAPVFSLCFDAAGTYLPVVFGLCPVALCTVLATWACLRGGRRETTRPSTDGR from the coding sequence ATGGCAAATGCTCACAGAAAGGGCCGGAGCTGGGCCCAGGTTGCCTCATGCTGCATCTTGTGCGCCTTCGCCTTCGCCCTGCCCCTGCCGTGCTTCGGCGTTTTCATCTCGCCGATGGTCGCGTCGTTTCAAAGCAGCGTGACCGACGTCAACTTGTATTTCCTGTTCCTGAACTCGGCGGCGGTGGTCTCGTGCGCGTTCGGAACAAGGCTGCTCGTGCGCCATATGCGCGCAACGGTCGCAGCGTGCTCGGCGGCGATGACGGCGGGGTATCTACTGCTCGCAGCATTCCCCAGCGTGGCCATGGTATGGACGGCGGGCATTGTCGCCGGCATCTGCTATCCGCTCTGCTCGTCGGTGCTCGTTCCCATCGTCATCAACCAATGGTTCGAAAAGGGACAGGGGACGCTCGTCGGCATCTCCTTCGGCTGCGTGGGAATCGCGGGGGTTGCGTTCGGCCCGGTTCTGGCGGCGGGCATCTCGCTGTTTGGATGGCGGCTGACGCTCGCCGCAGCCACGCTCGTCATGGAACTGGCGTGCGGCGTCGTGGCAGCCTTTCTCTTGCGTCCCGCCCCGAAGGGCGCAAGCGCCGTGCCTGCCGCCCTCGACGCCGCCGCAGGCACGGCCTCGGCAGGACGCGACGCGGCATGCGCCCCTCCGGCTGCAACACGTCAAACATACTTCGGAGCGACGTTCGCCTTCATGGCGGTCGCATCGGTGCTCAGCGGCGTGATGGGAGACATGAACACGCAGATAAACGCCATCGCACAGCTTTCAGGCTTCGATCCGGCCGTCGCCGCTCTGGCATTCTCCTGCATCTCCGCCGGCCTTCTGGTGGGAAAGATCGCTCTCGGCTGGCTCAAGGACCGCTGCGGCGCGCTTGCGGCAATTGCCTTCGGATGCCTTTTGGGCATGGCGTCTTTCACCTGCATCGGCTTTGCCGTGGTGGCGCGAAGCGCGGGCATGCTGTACGTCGGAGCGGCGGTTGCAGGCATCTGCACATGCCTGGGCACGGTGGCCCCCGCGCTTTTATCTGCCGAGGCGTATCGGGGCGCCGATCGCGTGAGGGCGGTCGGGCATGCCACCGCGTTTTGCAATGTGGGCATGGCGCTCGGCGCGCCGGTGTTCAGCCTGTGCTTCGATGCGGCCGGAACGTATCTGCCGGTGGTGTTCGGCCTCTGCCCCGTCGCCCTGTGCACCGTTCTGGCAACCTGGGCATGCCTGCGCGGCGGACGCCGCGAGACGACAAGGCCCTCTACAGACGGTCGATAG
- a CDS encoding response regulator, whose amino-acid sequence MRIIIVDDHTLLRSGLAAVAKLESDIEVVGEASNGLEAIELFRRLRPDIVVMDVTMPVMGGLEASSSILEEFPDAKILVMTQHEEQSFLDAILELDIAGCIGKRAAGEEFVSALRAVERGEFYLHPALARIALRSQRRNVVEPWETLTPREREILQEIVAGKKNAQIARDLYLSAKTVEWHRSNLMSKLDTHSVAELVSYAIAHNLAQDGGAEPIDRL is encoded by the coding sequence ATGCGCATCATCATCGTCGATGACCACACGCTCCTCAGATCCGGTCTGGCAGCGGTGGCGAAACTTGAAAGCGACATCGAAGTCGTGGGCGAGGCGTCCAACGGCCTCGAGGCGATCGAGCTGTTCCGGCGCCTGCGTCCCGACATCGTCGTCATGGACGTGACCATGCCCGTCATGGGCGGCCTGGAGGCCTCGTCTTCGATTCTCGAGGAATTTCCCGACGCCAAGATCCTTGTCATGACCCAGCACGAGGAACAGAGCTTTCTCGACGCGATACTCGAGCTGGACATAGCCGGCTGCATTGGAAAGCGGGCAGCGGGCGAAGAGTTCGTCAGCGCCCTGCGGGCGGTCGAGCGCGGCGAGTTCTACCTCCATCCGGCGCTTGCCCGCATCGCCCTTCGCTCGCAGCGGCGCAACGTCGTCGAGCCTTGGGAGACCCTTACTCCCCGCGAGCGCGAGATACTGCAGGAGATCGTTGCAGGGAAGAAGAACGCCCAGATCGCCCGTGACTTGTACCTGAGCGCCAAGACCGTCGAATGGCACCGTTCGAACCTCATGAGCAAGCTTGACACGCACAGCGTGGCCGAGTTGGTCAGCTACGCGATTGCCCACAACCTCGCGCAAGACGGCGGCGCGGAGCCTATCGACCGTCTGTAG
- a CDS encoding sensor histidine kinase: MSILEEETAKFCNLLESIRSDARAQATVLYREMRSGALVPICFASPMPDAVPPLVAGASDVAETIRAHGDEVFEISKDAFKDHLVRSGLDSFGVTALAACRVPDVACRRYFLTACYADDDGPIDGDLLKSRAAELGAVHRNAVLRAQGRIDDSFCALFDEINAARCAFSIPLMDEILNGGTFSTITKLLHEKLGGAVLIEDANGLVVAATSDAGTLPAANTWLRSPSRLPFLDLFDAGKDLVPVPADYCDDCRHRLIMPLVDNGILIGAISVNAVPSTADECRLLLASRFAALYLLRCKEAARSTILKASLNSVENEQARVALELHNDASQNLVALKVALSTTSRLMEIGEWEHCRGAIDDCQRIADEALGEINRLSAELRPHELNYLGLKSAIDAVAQARLARVGIAHAFSGNALGIRLGALQESMLLIGATEALTNCAKHSHATAVDIFINYANEWLTLGIRDNGDGFESGARGRDGLGLKAMSDCAEAIGGNFWIGSVIGKGTTVRFNIPSRALQEV; the protein is encoded by the coding sequence ATGTCCATTTTAGAGGAAGAGACCGCAAAGTTCTGCAATCTGCTTGAGAGCATCCGCTCCGATGCGCGCGCCCAGGCGACCGTCCTCTACCGCGAGATGCGATCGGGGGCTCTGGTTCCCATCTGCTTCGCCTCTCCGATGCCCGATGCCGTGCCGCCTCTCGTTGCCGGTGCGTCTGACGTTGCGGAAACTATTCGCGCTCACGGTGACGAGGTCTTCGAAATAAGCAAAGACGCTTTCAAGGACCACCTCGTTCGATCCGGCCTGGATTCGTTCGGCGTCACGGCCCTGGCGGCGTGCCGCGTTCCCGACGTCGCATGCAGACGGTATTTCTTGACGGCATGCTATGCCGACGACGACGGCCCTATCGACGGCGATCTGCTGAAAAGCAGGGCCGCTGAGCTGGGGGCCGTCCACCGCAACGCCGTTTTGCGGGCGCAGGGCAGGATCGATGATTCGTTCTGCGCGCTTTTCGACGAGATAAACGCGGCAAGGTGCGCCTTCTCCATCCCCTTGATGGACGAGATCCTCAACGGAGGAACGTTTTCAACCATCACCAAGCTGCTTCACGAGAAGCTTGGAGGCGCCGTCCTCATCGAGGACGCAAACGGCCTCGTCGTGGCGGCAACGTCCGATGCTGGGACGCTGCCCGCCGCCAACACCTGGCTGCGCAGTCCCTCCCGCCTGCCCTTTCTCGACCTCTTTGACGCAGGGAAAGACCTCGTGCCCGTTCCTGCCGACTACTGCGACGACTGCAGGCACCGCCTCATCATGCCGCTTGTCGACAACGGCATCCTCATCGGTGCCATCTCGGTCAACGCCGTGCCGTCGACTGCCGACGAATGCCGCCTCCTTCTCGCATCGCGCTTTGCAGCCCTCTATCTCCTGCGGTGCAAGGAGGCCGCGCGCAGCACGATCTTGAAAGCGTCGCTGAACTCGGTGGAAAACGAGCAAGCCAGGGTCGCCCTCGAGCTCCACAACGATGCCAGCCAGAACCTCGTTGCCCTCAAAGTGGCGCTCTCCACGACATCGAGGCTGATGGAGATCGGAGAATGGGAACATTGCCGAGGGGCGATAGACGACTGCCAGCGCATAGCCGACGAGGCGCTTGGGGAAATCAACCGCCTCTCTGCGGAACTGAGGCCCCACGAGCTCAACTACCTGGGCCTCAAATCGGCCATCGATGCCGTCGCGCAGGCGCGGCTCGCCCGCGTCGGCATCGCCCATGCCTTCTCGGGAAACGCCCTGGGCATACGCCTTGGAGCCTTGCAGGAGTCCATGCTGCTCATCGGTGCCACCGAGGCGCTCACGAACTGCGCCAAGCACTCGCACGCAACGGCGGTCGACATCTTCATCAACTACGCCAACGAATGGCTTACCCTCGGGATCAGGGACAACGGCGACGGGTTCGAGTCCGGCGCGCGCGGGCGCGACGGCTTGGGCCTGAAGGCCATGAGCGACTGCGCCGAGGCCATCGGGGGCAACTTCTGGATCGGGTCGGTCATCGGAAAGGGGACTACCGTCCGCTTCAACATACCGAGCAGAGCGCTTCAGGAGGTCTAA
- a CDS encoding DEAD/DEAH box helicase, with protein MTTFADLGLSERALNAVEKLGYDTPTPVQEQAIPYVMEGRDVIAAASTGTGKTAAFLLPTMGSMPSVKRGRRPPRMLVVSPTRELAQQIAHTAMQVGRKTNHFVTTVFGGSSYGPQINEIRRGTDILIATPGRLNDLIDREVVDLGAIEVLVLDEADRMLDMGFLPDVTKIVEQTPTDRQTLLFSATIDESIQNNLGSLLRDPAVVEVSRNGETARTVEQFILPIKNFQKQELLEALLEEKGHERVIVFARTKFRTEECMEALRAAGYQAESIHSDKNQSQRRRALNAFRKGDAKVLVATDVLARGIDVPEVDYVVNFDLPDMPEDYVHRIGRTGRAGEEGLAISFVTRESRKTLREIEHLIGKDLPYMELESFETDPSLIEKGGKDAKGSRRGGGKRGGAGRNEGRNRSRNERGGRREGQRRDRDEARGRDEHDKRRGGAGRPGKSTRTSERGRDAAKANERSTRGFRGDFHTSQEQDKRSRFASRPQKGAKGGRGPSRTDRTDERRGGYRGSNRDERRDERSERRSENSNARNAQQRIRQTAKKHQVNDQAVGPDKPAKFSTYDYSKFVK; from the coding sequence ATGACCACCTTTGCTGACCTCGGCTTGTCCGAACGTGCGCTCAACGCCGTCGAAAAGCTCGGCTACGACACCCCCACCCCGGTGCAGGAGCAGGCCATCCCCTACGTCATGGAAGGCCGCGACGTCATCGCCGCCGCCAGCACGGGCACCGGCAAAACCGCCGCCTTCCTGCTGCCCACCATGGGATCGATGCCGAGCGTGAAGCGCGGGCGCCGCCCACCGCGGATGCTCGTCGTCAGCCCCACGCGCGAGCTCGCCCAGCAGATAGCGCACACGGCCATGCAGGTCGGCCGCAAGACGAACCATTTCGTGACCACGGTGTTCGGCGGCTCGTCCTACGGTCCGCAGATCAACGAGATCCGCCGCGGCACCGACATCCTCATCGCCACGCCGGGCCGCCTGAACGACCTCATCGACCGCGAGGTCGTCGACCTCGGCGCCATCGAGGTGCTCGTGCTGGACGAGGCCGACCGCATGCTCGACATGGGCTTCCTCCCCGACGTGACGAAGATCGTCGAGCAGACGCCCACCGACCGCCAAACGCTTTTGTTCTCGGCGACCATCGATGAGAGCATCCAGAACAACTTGGGGTCGCTTTTGCGCGACCCGGCTGTCGTCGAAGTGTCGCGTAACGGCGAAACGGCCAGGACTGTGGAGCAGTTCATCCTCCCCATCAAGAATTTTCAGAAGCAAGAACTGCTGGAAGCGCTGTTGGAAGAGAAGGGCCACGAGCGCGTCATCGTGTTCGCGCGCACAAAATTCCGCACCGAGGAATGCATGGAGGCGCTGCGTGCGGCGGGTTACCAGGCCGAGTCGATCCACTCGGACAAAAACCAGTCGCAGCGGCGTCGCGCGTTGAACGCGTTTCGCAAGGGAGACGCGAAGGTCCTGGTCGCGACGGACGTCTTGGCCCGCGGCATCGACGTGCCCGAAGTGGACTACGTCGTGAACTTCGATCTGCCCGACATGCCCGAAGACTACGTGCACCGCATCGGACGCACGGGCCGCGCGGGCGAAGAGGGTCTTGCCATTTCGTTCGTAACACGTGAGTCACGTAAAACGCTCCGTGAAATTGAGCACCTGATCGGCAAGGATCTGCCGTACATGGAACTGGAGAGCTTTGAGACTGACCCGAGCCTTATCGAGAAGGGCGGCAAGGATGCGAAGGGGTCGCGCCGCGGCGGCGGCAAGCGCGGAGGCGCCGGGCGCAACGAAGGCCGGAACCGGAGCAGAAACGAGCGCGGCGGTCGTCGCGAAGGCCAGCGGCGCGACCGCGACGAGGCCAGAGGCCGGGACGAGCACGACAAGCGCCGCGGAGGTGCCGGACGTCCGGGCAAGTCGACGCGGACCTCGGAGCGCGGGCGCGACGCCGCGAAAGCGAACGAGCGCAGCACCCGCGGGTTCCGGGGCGACTTCCACACGTCGCAAGAGCAGGACAAGCGGTCTCGGTTTGCCAGCCGGCCGCAGAAGGGCGCAAAGGGCGGACGCGGGCCGTCGCGCACCGACCGCACCGACGAGCGCCGCGGCGGCTATCGCGGCAGCAACCGGGACGAGCGCCGCGACGAGCGCAGCGAGCGCCGCTCGGAGAACTCCAACGCGCGCAACGCCCAGCAGCGCATTCGTCAGACGGCCAAGAAACACCAGGTCAACGACCAGGCTGTCGGCCCGGACAAGCCGGCCAAGTTCAGCACGTACGACTACAGCAAGTTCGTGAAATAG